The proteins below come from a single Caulobacter segnis ATCC 21756 genomic window:
- the msrA gene encoding peptide-methionine (S)-S-oxide reductase MsrA has product MRRLLALLAAAFALLITGAPALAAPKTETAVFAGGCFWCMEHDMGGIPGVLKVESGYTGGHVKNPTYRDVTSERSGHYEAVRVTYDPAKLDYGFLLYRYWKLVDPTDDGGQFCDRGPSYRPALFVTPAQRPIAEKSRAEAAKRLKTGTMKAQILPLQTFYPAEEYHRDYAKRNAANYNAYRVGCGRDARLKQVWGG; this is encoded by the coding sequence ATGCGCCGCCTGCTTGCCCTCCTCGCCGCCGCCTTCGCCCTGCTGATCACGGGCGCGCCCGCCCTCGCCGCCCCCAAGACCGAGACCGCCGTCTTCGCCGGCGGCTGCTTCTGGTGCATGGAGCACGACATGGGCGGCATCCCCGGCGTGCTGAAGGTCGAGAGCGGCTACACCGGCGGCCACGTCAAGAACCCGACCTATCGGGACGTCACCAGCGAACGTAGCGGCCACTACGAGGCCGTTCGCGTCACCTACGACCCCGCCAAGCTGGACTACGGCTTCCTGCTCTATCGCTATTGGAAGCTGGTCGATCCGACCGACGATGGCGGCCAGTTCTGTGACCGCGGCCCGTCCTACCGTCCGGCCCTCTTCGTCACGCCCGCCCAGCGCCCGATCGCCGAAAAGTCCCGCGCCGAGGCCGCCAAGCGCCTGAAGACGGGAACGATGAAAGCCCAGATCCTGCCGCTGCAAACCTTCTATCCGGCGGAGGAATACCACCGCGACTACGCCAAGCGGAACGCCGCCAACTACAACGCCTACCGCGTGGGCTGCGGCCGTGACGCGCGGCTCAAGCAGGTGTGGGGCGGATAG
- a CDS encoding TIGR00645 family protein: MTKPVLELWLERGLFASRWLMAPFYVGLVVALAALIVVFFQELAHELPHVLSMKPEDAILMALSLIDLSLAANLLVIVILSGYENFVSKIDTASHEDRPDWMGTVDFSGLKMKLIASIVAISAIALLKAFLKLTEPGQTVDQVRLLWLVVVHLSFVASGVLLAVMDWLNGKVEKH, from the coding sequence ATGACGAAACCGGTTCTGGAGTTGTGGTTGGAGCGCGGCCTTTTCGCGTCGCGCTGGCTGATGGCGCCGTTTTATGTCGGCCTCGTCGTGGCCCTGGCGGCGCTGATCGTCGTCTTCTTCCAGGAGCTGGCGCACGAACTGCCGCACGTCCTGTCGATGAAGCCGGAGGACGCGATCCTGATGGCGCTGTCGCTGATCGACCTCTCCCTGGCCGCGAACCTGCTCGTGATCGTGATCCTGTCCGGCTACGAGAACTTCGTCTCGAAGATCGATACGGCCAGCCATGAGGATCGGCCGGACTGGATGGGCACGGTCGACTTCTCGGGCCTGAAGATGAAGCTGATCGCCTCGATCGTGGCGATCTCGGCCATCGCCTTGCTCAAGGCTTTCCTCAAGCTGACGGAGCCTGGCCAGACGGTCGATCAGGTGCGCCTATTGTGGCTGGTGGTCGTGCACTTGTCGTTCGTCGCCTCGGGCGTCCTGCTGGCCGTCATGGACTGGCTGAACGGCAAGGTGGAGAAGCACTAG
- a CDS encoding DUF1134 domain-containing protein, whose translation MDRRKLILSGAAAGLTASATDALALQANPPPAGASGPNYETGGASTYSRDEMVRATSDFLGVTAESAGAAIERVFKEQGQPTAYIAGEEGSGAIAIGLRYGRGLLYMKGRPTMEVFWQGPSIGWDWGGNASRVFTLCYNLQYPDAVFRRFPGVEGSAYLIGGLGVNYQKADEITLAPIRAGVGLRLGANIGYLGYSRKRRTLPF comes from the coding sequence ATGGACCGTCGCAAGCTGATCCTCTCCGGCGCCGCCGCCGGCCTGACCGCCTCGGCGACCGACGCCCTGGCCCTGCAGGCCAATCCGCCGCCGGCGGGGGCCAGCGGCCCGAACTATGAGACGGGCGGCGCCTCGACCTATTCGCGCGACGAGATGGTGCGCGCGACCTCGGACTTCTTGGGCGTCACGGCCGAGAGCGCCGGCGCGGCGATCGAGCGGGTGTTCAAGGAGCAGGGCCAACCCACCGCCTATATCGCGGGCGAGGAGGGCTCGGGCGCCATCGCCATTGGCCTGCGCTACGGCCGGGGCCTGCTCTACATGAAAGGCCGCCCGACGATGGAGGTCTTCTGGCAAGGCCCGTCGATCGGCTGGGACTGGGGCGGCAACGCCAGCCGCGTCTTCACCCTCTGCTATAACCTGCAGTATCCCGACGCCGTCTTCCGTCGTTTCCCGGGCGTCGAAGGCAGCGCCTACCTGATCGGCGGCCTCGGCGTGAACTACCAGAAGGCCGACGAGATCACCCTGGCGCCGATCCGTGCGGGCGTTGGTCTGCGTCTGGGCGCCAACATCGGCTACCTCGGCTACAGCCGCAAACGGCGCACGCTGCCGTTCTAG